In Flagellatimonas centrodinii, a single window of DNA contains:
- a CDS encoding DUF4331 domain-containing protein, whose protein sequence is MKNLTLTLTALATVVAGAATLTAQASSHREAPFITTAPKVDGTDFYMFRSYESGRDGYITLIANYLPLQDSYGGPNYFTLDPSALYEIHIDNNGDAVEDITFQFRASTELKGFPLMVGAPGEQKSVAVPLANIGGISAGDQSALNVVETYTVNVVRGDRRSGTRQAVTMASGGSSTFSKPTDNIGNKSILDYPALAAANIHMVTIPGCGMPAKVFVGQRREGFVVNLGETFDLVNIAAPAVALNPNARSLEQNTIGDKNVTSLALEVPISCLTNGSEPVIGGWTTASLRQGRVLNPTPQRQDTLSASPDSNIGSALQGGAWTQVSRLGSPLVNEVVIGLPDKDLFNASEPKDDAQFADYVTHPTLPELLEILFGGAGVTAPDAFPRGDLVAAFLTGVGSVNQPANVVGAEMLRLNTALPATAAGAQNDLGALQCFVNGELTLTNPGCDPAGFPNGRRPIDDVVDIALRAAMGELLPPSVDPRPASQASRNFGYTDGALPNPADYKTVFPYLEDPIPGSPTEAALAAAVN, encoded by the coding sequence ATGAAGAACTTGACCTTGACCCTGACGGCGCTGGCGACCGTCGTTGCCGGGGCGGCCACCTTGACCGCGCAGGCATCGAGCCACCGCGAAGCGCCGTTCATCACCACCGCACCGAAAGTCGACGGCACCGACTTCTACATGTTCCGCAGCTACGAGAGCGGGCGCGACGGCTACATCACGCTGATCGCCAACTACCTGCCGCTGCAGGACAGCTACGGCGGCCCCAACTATTTCACCCTGGACCCCTCGGCCCTGTACGAGATCCACATCGACAACAACGGCGACGCGGTGGAAGACATCACCTTCCAGTTCCGTGCCAGCACCGAGCTCAAGGGCTTCCCGCTGATGGTGGGTGCGCCGGGCGAACAGAAGTCGGTGGCGGTGCCGCTGGCCAATATCGGCGGCATCAGCGCCGGCGACCAGAGCGCCCTCAACGTGGTCGAGACCTATACCGTCAACGTGGTGCGCGGTGACCGCCGCAGCGGCACCCGCCAGGCGGTCACCATGGCCTCCGGTGGCAGCTCCACCTTCAGCAAGCCGACCGACAACATCGGCAACAAGTCGATTCTCGACTACCCGGCCCTGGCCGCGGCCAACATCCACATGGTCACCATCCCGGGCTGCGGCATGCCGGCCAAGGTGTTTGTCGGCCAGCGGCGCGAAGGCTTTGTCGTCAACCTCGGCGAGACCTTCGACCTCGTCAACATTGCGGCACCGGCAGTGGCGCTCAACCCGAACGCCCGCAGCCTCGAGCAGAACACCATCGGCGACAAGAACGTCACGTCGCTGGCGCTGGAAGTGCCGATCAGCTGCCTCACCAACGGTTCGGAGCCGGTGATCGGTGGCTGGACCACCGCCAGCCTGCGTCAGGGCCGCGTGCTCAACCCGACGCCGCAGCGTCAGGACACGCTGTCGGCTTCGCCCGACAGCAACATCGGCTCGGCGCTGCAGGGCGGTGCCTGGACCCAGGTGTCGCGTCTCGGTAGCCCGCTGGTCAACGAAGTCGTGATCGGCCTGCCGGACAAGGACCTGTTCAACGCCAGCGAGCCCAAGGATGACGCCCAGTTCGCCGACTACGTCACGCATCCGACCCTGCCGGAGCTGCTGGAAATCCTCTTCGGTGGGGCTGGCGTGACCGCGCCGGATGCCTTCCCGCGGGGCGATCTGGTGGCGGCCTTCCTCACCGGGGTCGGCAGCGTCAACCAGCCGGCCAATGTGGTCGGGGCCGAGATGCTGCGCCTGAACACCGCGCTGCCGGCGACGGCTGCCGGGGCCCAGAACGATCTTGGCGCCCTGCAGTGCTTCGTCAACGGTGAGCTGACGCTGACCAACCCCGGCTGTGACCCGGCCGGCTTCCCCAACGGTCGCCGTCCGATCGATGACGTGGTCGACATCGCGCTGCGGGCCGCCATGGGTGAGCTGTTGCCGCCGTCGGTTGACCCCCGCCCGGCGTCGCAGGCCTCACGCAACTTCGGCTACACCGATGGCGCGCTGCCCAACCCGGCGGACTACAAGACCGTCTTCCCGTATCTGGAAGATCCGATTCCGGGTTCCCCGACCGAGGCCGCTCTGGCCGCGGCCGTGAACTGA
- a CDS encoding adenosylmethionine--8-amino-7-oxononanoate transaminase, giving the protein MSLPDLAARSRAVVWHPCTQMQDHEWLPLVPVAKAEGVWLETPDGQRILDAVSSWWTNIFGHRHPVIVDHLKRQLDTLDHVLLAGFTHEPVVSLSEKLVAMTPEGLSRCFYADNGSAAVEVALKMSFHYWRNIGRPEKQRFVTLSNSYHGETLGALAVGDTGMYRDTYAPLMLTPITVPSPDCSLMQPHGRQPGEGWEDYSRRRFSDTLAVLEARAAEICAVIVEPLVQCAGGMRMYHPIYLELLRKACSRLDIHLIVDEIATGFGRTGQMFACEWANIAPDFMCLSKGLTGGTLPLAVTLTTETVYDAFYDDYRSGKAFLHSHSYTGNPLACATALGTLAVFESCDWLSINRGLGQLMWTQTARLRQHPHVAEVRQQGMILAVEMAKAPSRREPFPAEERRGLRAYQYALEQGVLLRPLGNTLYLMPPFVISPREIERLCEVLIAAVDVACAP; this is encoded by the coding sequence GTGAGCCTGCCGGATCTCGCTGCCCGCTCACGGGCCGTCGTCTGGCACCCCTGCACCCAGATGCAGGACCACGAATGGCTGCCGCTGGTGCCGGTCGCCAAGGCCGAAGGGGTGTGGTTGGAAACCCCCGACGGCCAGCGCATTCTCGATGCCGTCAGCTCCTGGTGGACCAACATCTTCGGTCACCGGCATCCGGTGATCGTCGACCACCTCAAGCGGCAGCTCGACACGCTCGACCACGTGCTGCTGGCCGGCTTCACCCACGAGCCGGTGGTGTCGCTGTCGGAAAAGCTGGTGGCGATGACCCCCGAGGGCCTCAGCCGCTGCTTCTATGCCGACAACGGCTCGGCGGCGGTGGAAGTGGCGCTGAAGATGAGCTTTCACTACTGGCGCAACATCGGCCGGCCGGAAAAGCAGCGCTTCGTCACCCTCAGCAACAGCTATCACGGCGAAACCCTGGGCGCGCTGGCGGTGGGCGATACCGGAATGTACCGCGACACCTATGCGCCGCTGATGCTGACACCGATCACCGTGCCCTCACCGGACTGCAGCCTGATGCAGCCCCACGGCCGGCAGCCGGGTGAGGGCTGGGAGGACTACAGCCGCCGCCGCTTCAGCGACACGCTGGCGGTGCTGGAGGCACGCGCGGCGGAAATCTGCGCGGTCATCGTCGAACCGCTGGTGCAGTGCGCGGGCGGCATGCGCATGTATCACCCGATCTACCTTGAGCTGTTGCGCAAGGCCTGCAGCCGGCTGGACATCCATCTGATCGTCGACGAGATCGCCACCGGCTTCGGCCGCACCGGACAGATGTTCGCCTGCGAGTGGGCCAATATCGCACCGGACTTCATGTGCCTGTCGAAGGGCCTCACCGGCGGCACCCTGCCGCTGGCGGTCACCCTCACCACCGAGACCGTCTACGACGCTTTCTACGACGACTACCGCAGCGGCAAGGCCTTCCTGCACTCGCATTCCTACACCGGCAACCCGCTGGCCTGCGCCACCGCGCTGGGGACCCTGGCGGTGTTCGAGAGCTGTGACTGGCTCAGCATCAACCGGGGCCTGGGGCAATTGATGTGGACCCAGACCGCGCGCCTGCGGCAGCACCCACACGTGGCCGAAGTGCGACAGCAAGGCATGATTCTCGCCGTGGAAATGGCCAAGGCGCCGTCACGGCGCGAACCCTTCCCGGCCGAGGAACGCCGCGGCCTGCGGGCCTACCAGTACGCGTTGGAGCAGGGTGTCCTGCTGCGCCCGCTGGGCAATACGTTGTATCTGATGCCGCCCTTCGTCATCAGCCCGCGCGAGATCGAACGCCTGTGCGAGGTGCTGATCGCCGCCGTGGATGTGGCCTGCGCGCCATGA
- a CDS encoding BlaI/MecI/CopY family transcriptional regulator, translated as MPALGDLERRVLEHLWASGLACAQSTHEQLAAERELSLSTVQSTLERLVRKQLLMREKAGRAFRYRPAVSRDHLTASLVAELVASLRQPSAATGFVDVAQPVDEATLQTLEAWIERQRGAGPGDD; from the coding sequence ATGCCCGCCCTCGGCGACCTTGAGCGCCGCGTGCTGGAACACCTGTGGGCCTCCGGGCTCGCCTGCGCCCAGTCCACGCACGAGCAGCTGGCCGCCGAGCGCGAGCTGTCGCTCAGTACCGTGCAGTCCACCCTGGAACGGCTGGTGCGCAAGCAGTTGCTCATGCGCGAAAAGGCCGGCCGCGCCTTCCGCTACCGCCCGGCGGTCAGCCGCGATCACCTCACGGCCAGCCTGGTGGCGGAACTGGTGGCCTCACTGCGCCAGCCATCCGCAGCCACCGGGTTTGTCGACGTCGCGCAGCCGGTGGACGAGGCCACCCTGCAGACGCTGGAAGCCTGGATCGAACGCCAACGCGGCGCGGGCCCTGGCGATGACTGA
- a CDS encoding HupE/UreJ family protein produces the protein MSRRLISLLVLALLTGPVAAHAPSDSYLRLAVEGATVEGRWDVALRDLDYALRLDADGDGAITWGEVRQRETEITALLRSRLAVEADTQRCTLDVAPLAVVQLNDGPYLSLPLQGQCATVPQRLTLRYGLFFELDPQHRGLLQLRLGDQTRLGVFAPDRRSLDFEAGVLSPGRAFRQYFREGLFHIAIGLDHLLFLAGLLLPAVVWRQAGGWVAAPRARDALVDVLRIITAFTAAHALALTLASLGVLTLPTRLTEAAVAATIVFAAINNLWPMVRRRLWVVAFGFGLIHGAGYASVLTDLGVSSTTLALALLGFNLGVEGMQVAAAAVFVPLAFLLRHRPFYQWGVVALGSAVVAALGGVWFVERAFNLRFTFF, from the coding sequence ATGAGCCGCCGTCTGATCAGTCTGCTGGTCCTTGCCTTGCTGACTGGGCCGGTCGCGGCCCACGCCCCCAGTGACAGCTACCTGCGGTTGGCCGTGGAAGGTGCCACGGTCGAAGGCCGCTGGGACGTCGCCCTACGCGACCTCGACTACGCCCTGCGCCTGGATGCCGATGGCGATGGCGCCATCACCTGGGGCGAAGTGCGTCAGCGCGAAACCGAGATAACGGCCCTGCTGCGCAGCCGCCTGGCCGTGGAGGCCGATACGCAGCGCTGCACGCTCGACGTCGCGCCGCTGGCGGTGGTGCAGCTTAACGACGGTCCTTACCTCAGCCTGCCGTTACAGGGCCAGTGCGCGACCGTGCCGCAACGACTGACGCTGCGCTACGGCCTGTTCTTCGAGCTGGACCCCCAACATCGCGGCCTGCTGCAACTGCGCCTGGGGGATCAGACCCGCCTTGGCGTGTTCGCGCCCGACCGTCGCAGTCTCGATTTCGAGGCCGGTGTCCTGTCCCCCGGGCGCGCTTTTCGCCAGTACTTCCGCGAAGGTCTGTTTCACATCGCCATCGGTCTTGATCACCTGCTGTTTCTGGCCGGCCTGTTGTTGCCGGCCGTGGTCTGGCGTCAGGCTGGCGGCTGGGTGGCGGCGCCCCGCGCCCGGGATGCGCTGGTGGACGTGCTGCGCATCATCACCGCATTCACTGCCGCCCATGCGCTGGCACTGACACTGGCCTCGCTGGGGGTGTTGACGCTGCCCACCCGGCTGACCGAAGCGGCAGTGGCCGCCACCATCGTCTTTGCCGCGATCAACAACCTGTGGCCGATGGTGCGCCGTCGGCTGTGGGTCGTGGCCTTCGGCTTTGGCCTGATTCACGGCGCCGGCTATGCCAGCGTGCTGACCGATCTCGGGGTCTCGTCAACCACGCTGGCGCTGGCGCTGCTCGGTTTCAACCTGGGGGTCGAGGGCATGCAGGTGGCAGCCGCGGCCGTGTTCGTGCCGCTGGCATTCCTGTTGCGCCACCGGCCGTTCTACCAGTGGGGCGTGGTGGCGCTGGGGTCAGCGGTGGTGGCGGCGCTGGGCGGGGTCTGGTTCGTCGAGCGCGCCTTCAATCTGCGGTTCACGTTTTTCTAG
- a CDS encoding TonB-dependent receptor, protein MRGVLGGVLAGWATMALAGGVPATPMETITVDGTRQPGAAISASEGLVTGAQLEARPVTRVAELLEFIPGMIATQHSGEGKANQYFLRGFNLDHGTDFASFVDGMPVNMRSHGHGQGYSDLNFLIPELVHSLAYRKGPYYADVGDFSAAGSADFILQRQLDAPTLSLTAGENGFVRSLAAGSTAAADGHFTLAADVTRYDGPWVLDQDLSALKWLGRYSRGSFADGFDITLMGYDSQWDATDQIPARAVADGRIDRLGFIDPTVGGDSSRYSLSFNLRRPAGEGHWALSGYAIDYALDLFSNFTYFLEDPVNGDQFEQLDERRIYGLSGLRQWPLPGALPGSIELGAELRHDAISDVGLFRTQARQRLATIRRDQIDETSLGAYAQVRLLPTERLRVVAGLRVDGYRFDVDADQPENGGRADDHIVSPKLSLSYDVAAPLTVFLNAGRGFHSNDARGTTITVDPAAPVPTPVDAVEPLVAADAVDLGMVARLSPTVQLSATLWGLKLDSELVYVGDAGATEASDASERYGVEVAAYLTPLPWLILDIDYAWSHARFDISDPADRIPGAVEQVASVGLTMTDRGRLSGGLRVRYLGSAPLIEDNSARSEATTVVNLQAAYQLTPQFSLGAGVFNLLDSEDNDITYFYASRLPGEPANGIEDVHFHPVEPRQFRATLRYRWGG, encoded by the coding sequence ATGCGGGGAGTCTTGGGTGGCGTGTTGGCGGGCTGGGCGACGATGGCACTGGCGGGCGGGGTGCCGGCGACGCCGATGGAGACCATTACCGTTGATGGCACGCGGCAACCGGGAGCGGCGATTTCGGCGTCCGAGGGCCTGGTCACGGGCGCCCAGTTGGAGGCGCGGCCGGTGACCCGGGTGGCGGAACTGCTGGAGTTCATCCCCGGCATGATCGCCACCCAGCACAGCGGTGAGGGCAAGGCCAACCAGTACTTCCTGCGCGGCTTCAACCTCGACCATGGCACCGACTTCGCCAGTTTCGTCGACGGCATGCCGGTGAACATGCGCTCGCACGGGCATGGGCAGGGCTATTCCGACCTCAACTTCCTGATTCCCGAACTGGTGCATTCGCTGGCCTACCGCAAGGGGCCGTATTACGCCGACGTGGGCGACTTCTCCGCCGCCGGCAGTGCCGATTTCATTCTGCAGCGACAGCTGGATGCGCCAACCCTGAGCCTGACCGCCGGCGAGAACGGCTTCGTCCGCAGCCTGGCGGCCGGCAGCACCGCCGCCGCCGATGGCCATTTCACCCTCGCCGCCGATGTCACCCGCTATGACGGCCCCTGGGTGCTGGACCAGGACCTGTCGGCCTTGAAATGGCTGGGCCGCTACAGCCGCGGCAGCTTTGCCGATGGCTTCGACATCACCCTGATGGGCTACGACAGCCAGTGGGATGCCACCGACCAGATCCCCGCCCGCGCGGTGGCGGATGGCCGCATTGATCGTCTGGGCTTCATCGACCCCACCGTCGGCGGCGACAGCTCGCGCTACAGCCTGTCGTTCAACCTGCGGCGGCCGGCGGGCGAGGGGCATTGGGCACTGTCCGGCTACGCCATCGACTACGCGCTGGACCTGTTTTCCAACTTCACTTACTTCCTCGAAGACCCGGTCAACGGCGACCAGTTCGAGCAGCTGGACGAGCGCCGCATCTATGGCCTGAGTGGCCTGCGTCAATGGCCCCTGCCGGGCGCGCTGCCGGGCAGCATCGAGCTGGGCGCCGAACTGCGGCACGACGCCATCTCCGACGTCGGCCTGTTCCGTACCCAGGCGCGTCAGCGCTTGGCAACCATTCGCCGGGATCAGATCGACGAAACCAGCCTCGGTGCCTATGCCCAGGTGCGGCTGCTGCCCACCGAACGCCTGCGCGTGGTGGCCGGGCTGCGGGTGGATGGCTATCGCTTCGACGTGGACGCCGACCAGCCCGAGAACGGCGGCCGTGCCGATGACCATATCGTGTCGCCCAAGCTCAGCCTCAGCTATGACGTGGCGGCCCCGCTGACGGTGTTTCTCAACGCCGGCCGCGGCTTCCACAGCAATGATGCCCGCGGCACCACCATCACCGTCGACCCGGCGGCCCCGGTGCCGACGCCGGTCGATGCGGTTGAACCCCTGGTCGCCGCCGATGCCGTGGACCTCGGCATGGTCGCCCGCCTCAGTCCCACCGTGCAGCTCTCCGCCACCCTGTGGGGGCTGAAGCTGGACTCCGAACTGGTGTACGTCGGCGATGCCGGTGCCACCGAGGCCTCGGACGCCAGCGAGCGCTACGGCGTGGAAGTGGCAGCTTACCTCACGCCCCTGCCGTGGCTGATCCTCGATATCGACTACGCCTGGTCGCACGCCCGCTTCGACATCAGCGACCCGGCCGACCGCATCCCCGGTGCGGTGGAGCAGGTGGCCTCGGTCGGCCTCACCATGACCGATCGCGGCCGGCTGTCCGGCGGTCTGCGCGTGCGCTACCTCGGCTCGGCGCCGCTGATCGAGGACAACAGCGCCCGCTCCGAGGCCACCACCGTGGTCAACCTGCAGGCGGCCTACCAGCTCACCCCGCAGTTCTCGCTGGGCGCCGGTGTGTTCAACCTGCTCGACAGCGAGGACAACGACATCACCTATTTCTACGCCTCGCGCCTGCCCGGCGAACCGGCCAACGGCATCGAGGACGTGCATTTCCATCCGGTGGAGCCGCGCCAGTTCCGCGCCACCCTGCGCTACCGCTGGGGCGGCTAG
- a CDS encoding DUF4062 domain-containing protein encodes MPQQGQIFRALIASPSDCALERKIIPEVISVWNAVHSIDRGAIVEPVLWESHSRPEFGDRPQALINRQLVENCDLVIGAFWTRLGTPTGESESGTAEEIEQFRTNGKPVLLYFSSAPAVPESIDPDQYKALVEYRKGLVDSGLYSTYESAADFREQFQRHFAAHMIELLAKFGGGTRSGEIQAEGEVPEQVQQLSEFISQYEAFLRKLDAEWEAERDSEPHGTHDGKYILDRAADEVVHFKSMITNDSSGVSAEFGDVLKKLRGLQRHQTYMDGGVSFNEFWKSGDEVIASLKSAASKLHGLLAEAQQIVAADI; translated from the coding sequence GTGCCACAACAAGGCCAAATATTTCGAGCTTTAATCGCATCACCAAGCGATTGCGCTCTAGAAAGAAAAATAATCCCCGAAGTGATTAGCGTGTGGAATGCCGTTCACTCTATTGATAGAGGCGCTATCGTTGAGCCGGTTTTGTGGGAGTCACATTCAAGGCCGGAATTTGGTGATCGGCCTCAAGCACTTATAAATCGGCAGTTGGTAGAAAACTGCGATCTGGTAATCGGAGCTTTTTGGACTAGGCTTGGCACTCCCACTGGGGAATCTGAGTCGGGGACTGCGGAAGAAATTGAGCAGTTCCGTACCAATGGGAAACCTGTTTTGCTCTATTTCTCCTCGGCGCCTGCAGTGCCCGAAAGCATAGATCCAGATCAATACAAAGCATTGGTCGAATATAGGAAGGGACTCGTCGATTCAGGTTTGTATTCAACTTATGAATCTGCCGCAGATTTTCGCGAACAATTTCAACGTCATTTTGCCGCTCATATGATCGAGTTACTGGCGAAATTTGGCGGGGGAACTCGCTCCGGGGAAATACAGGCCGAAGGTGAGGTGCCGGAGCAAGTGCAACAGTTGTCTGAATTTATCAGCCAATATGAGGCATTTCTAAGAAAGCTCGACGCTGAATGGGAGGCTGAACGCGACAGCGAGCCGCACGGAACGCACGATGGGAAATACATTTTGGATCGTGCGGCTGATGAAGTAGTTCACTTCAAGAGCATGATTACAAATGATAGTTCTGGAGTATCTGCTGAATTTGGCGATGTTCTGAAAAAATTGCGTGGACTACAGCGCCACCAAACATATATGGATGGGGGAGTTTCATTCAATGAATTTTGGAAATCGGGAGATGAAGTTATTGCGTCTCTCAAGTCGGCTGCGTCCAAACTGCACGGTTTGCTTGCTGAGGCCCAACAAATCGTTGCAGCGGACATTTGA
- the argA gene encoding amino-acid N-acetyltransferase gives MDHSAFIAALRAAAPYAHAHHGKVFVIAFGGEAACRPDFDAFLYDVALLHSLGVKLVLVHGARPQIDARMSAQGLAPLYQGDLRVTDRAALECVKAAVGSLRMEIEARLSTGLASTPMGGARLRVSSGNWVTARPVGVRGGIDHQFTGEVRRVDVDTLRDVLDKDRIALLSPVGYSPTGEIFNLRAEDVATATATALGADKLVFVLPSDPRGWRLAEDAGDVGQLSLAEAEALLADADHVSPDDRGILHAAIRSGRRGVKRIHLIGEDADGVLLRELYTRDGVGLMLYADDDYEATRDATIEDVGGVLQLIQPLEASGVLVPRSREQLELEIGHFNVIVRDGMVIACCALLPILDAGIGEFACVAVHPDYRRAGRAAALLKRVELEARRLGLKQLFSLTTHSPHWFIEHGFVQRSVEDLPVAKKQLYNYQRNSIVLVKDL, from the coding sequence ATGGATCACAGCGCCTTCATTGCCGCCCTGCGGGCCGCCGCGCCGTATGCACATGCGCACCACGGCAAGGTCTTCGTCATCGCCTTTGGCGGCGAGGCGGCCTGCCGCCCGGATTTCGATGCCTTCCTCTATGACGTCGCCCTGCTGCACAGCCTCGGCGTGAAACTGGTGCTGGTGCATGGTGCGCGGCCGCAGATCGACGCCCGCATGAGTGCGCAGGGTCTGGCACCGCTGTACCAGGGCGATCTGCGGGTGACAGATCGCGCCGCGCTGGAATGCGTGAAGGCAGCCGTCGGCAGCTTGCGGATGGAGATCGAGGCGCGGCTGTCGACCGGTCTGGCGAGCACGCCGATGGGCGGGGCGCGGCTGCGGGTCAGCAGCGGCAACTGGGTGACGGCGCGGCCGGTCGGCGTACGCGGCGGCATCGACCACCAATTCACCGGTGAAGTGCGGCGGGTGGATGTCGACACGCTGCGTGACGTGCTCGACAAGGACCGCATCGCCCTGCTGTCGCCGGTCGGCTATTCGCCCACGGGCGAGATCTTCAACCTGCGCGCCGAGGACGTGGCCACCGCCACCGCCACCGCGCTGGGCGCCGACAAACTGGTGTTCGTGCTGCCGTCGGACCCGCGCGGCTGGCGACTGGCGGAAGACGCCGGGGATGTTGGCCAATTGTCGCTGGCGGAAGCCGAGGCGCTGCTGGCCGATGCCGATCATGTATCGCCCGACGATCGCGGCATCCTCCATGCCGCCATCCGCTCCGGGCGGCGCGGCGTGAAACGCATCCATCTGATCGGCGAAGACGCCGACGGCGTGCTGCTGCGGGAGCTTTACACCCGCGACGGTGTCGGCCTGATGCTGTACGCCGACGACGACTACGAAGCTACCCGCGACGCGACCATCGAGGATGTTGGCGGCGTGCTGCAGCTGATCCAGCCACTGGAAGCCAGTGGCGTGCTGGTGCCGCGCTCGCGCGAACAACTGGAACTGGAGATCGGCCACTTCAACGTCATCGTCCGTGACGGCATGGTCATCGCCTGCTGTGCCCTGCTGCCGATACTGGATGCCGGCATCGGCGAGTTCGCCTGCGTCGCGGTGCACCCCGACTACCGGCGCGCCGGCCGCGCCGCGGCGCTGCTGAAGCGGGTGGAACTGGAGGCCCGGCGGCTGGGGCTGAAACAGCTGTTCAGCCTCACCACCCATTCGCCGCACTGGTTCATCGAGCATGGCTTCGTGCAACGCAGCGTGGAAGATCTGCCGGTCGCCAAGAAGCAGCTCTACAACTATCAACGGAACAGCATCGTGCTGGTGAAGGACCTGTGA
- a CDS encoding M56 family metallopeptidase: MTDPTSLAVNLLLAGLLWVLLEGLANLLYPLIRPSVLRLAPHRAARVLMTLALLPAGLALLLTVLVATPGLEPWLVTAHCHAGTGCSDHTPAALAPPAMAGLGLLTLLLLVLHVRRRLQPVLRNRAALRDLGGHARHITTPSHGLIDHPQPLALTTGLLRPQVWLTQGLVRQLADDAVAIVLAHESAHQQRRDPLRHLLAGLARLWPQSRAVLADLYQASEHNADLAAVAISSPRRVAETLIDVQRLLQPAPAEGQVAFADGNLQDRIRRLLQPPSEPAHAGGSLALFALALVGAVLASIGPLHHLSEWLMGVA; the protein is encoded by the coding sequence ATGACTGACCCCACCAGCCTCGCCGTCAACCTACTGCTCGCTGGCCTGCTGTGGGTGTTGCTGGAAGGCCTGGCGAACCTGCTCTACCCGTTGATCCGCCCGTCCGTGCTGCGCCTGGCGCCCCACCGCGCAGCGCGGGTGCTGATGACCCTGGCGCTGCTGCCGGCCGGCCTCGCCCTGCTGCTGACGGTGCTGGTAGCGACCCCGGGCCTGGAACCCTGGCTGGTCACCGCCCACTGCCACGCCGGCACCGGCTGCAGCGATCACACGCCCGCGGCACTGGCCCCGCCTGCGATGGCCGGGCTGGGCCTGCTCACCCTGCTGCTGTTGGTCTTGCACGTACGCCGCCGGCTACAGCCAGTGCTGCGCAACCGTGCCGCGCTGCGAGACCTGGGCGGTCATGCCCGTCACATCACGACGCCTTCGCATGGCCTGATCGACCATCCACAGCCCCTGGCCCTTACCACCGGCCTGCTGCGCCCGCAGGTGTGGCTGACCCAGGGTCTGGTCAGGCAGCTGGCGGATGACGCGGTGGCCATCGTGCTGGCGCACGAAAGCGCGCACCAGCAGCGGCGAGACCCCCTGCGCCATCTGTTGGCCGGCCTCGCCCGGCTGTGGCCGCAGAGCCGGGCGGTGCTGGCCGATCTCTATCAGGCCAGCGAACACAATGCCGACCTCGCGGCCGTCGCCATCAGCAGTCCTCGACGGGTGGCGGAAACCCTCATCGACGTGCAGCGCCTGCTGCAACCGGCACCGGCTGAAGGCCAGGTCGCCTTCGCCGACGGCAATCTGCAGGACCGCATTCGTCGGCTGCTGCAGCCGCCCTCGGAACCGGCCCATGCCGGCGGCAGCCTGGCGTTGTTCGCCCTCGCCCTGGTGGGCGCAGTGCTCGCCAGCATCGGGCCGTTGCACCATCTCAGTGAATGGCTGATGGGCGTGGCGTGA
- a CDS encoding 16S rRNA (uracil(1498)-N(3))-methyltransferase yields the protein MSRVYLPGPWAEGQTLPLPEPAHRHLVQVLRLRDGDSVAVFDGAGHEAPARLTDIGKRSGNLQLGAVTTPNRESPLDITLLQCVSKGDRMDYTLQKAVELGVTRIQPLRSERSVVKLDAERWEKKRLHWEGVIVSACEQSGRTRLPPLLPVTDLESGLTDLPADRLKLTLLPGATTSLRQLPAPTAGIALLIGPEGGLSSAEAGRAQAAGFVAVHLGPRILRTETAGVATLAALQALWGDWQPADTA from the coding sequence ATGAGCCGCGTCTACCTGCCCGGCCCCTGGGCCGAGGGCCAGACGCTGCCGCTGCCGGAGCCGGCCCACCGGCATCTGGTCCAGGTACTGCGGCTGCGCGATGGCGACAGCGTCGCGGTGTTCGACGGCGCCGGCCACGAGGCGCCGGCCCGGCTGACCGACATCGGCAAGCGCAGCGGCAACCTGCAGCTCGGCGCGGTCACCACGCCCAATCGCGAGTCCCCGCTCGACATCACGTTGCTGCAGTGTGTGTCCAAGGGCGACCGCATGGACTACACCCTGCAGAAGGCGGTGGAACTGGGCGTCACCCGCATCCAGCCGCTGCGGTCGGAACGCAGCGTGGTCAAGCTGGATGCCGAGCGCTGGGAGAAGAAGCGTCTTCATTGGGAGGGCGTGATCGTCTCCGCCTGCGAGCAGTCGGGCCGCACCCGGCTGCCGCCGCTGCTGCCGGTGACCGACCTCGAATCGGGGCTGACCGATCTGCCCGCCGACCGCCTCAAACTCACCCTGCTGCCGGGCGCCACCACCAGCCTGCGGCAACTGCCGGCACCGACCGCCGGTATTGCCCTGTTGATCGGCCCCGAGGGCGGACTCAGCAGCGCCGAAGCAGGGCGGGCGCAGGCAGCCGGCTTCGTCGCAGTGCATCTGGGACCCCGCATTCTGCGAACCGAAACCGCCGGCGTCGCCACGCTGGCCGCCCTGCAGGCGCTGTGGGGCGATTGGCAACCGGCCGACACAGCGTAA